In a genomic window of Pontibacter liquoris:
- a CDS encoding sugar MFS transporter, which produces MAGISPSTKTEPANVGYDTTQNYRGPLIIVTLLFFMWGFITCMNDILIPKMQEVFTLQHWQAMLIQTAFFGAYFIISLLYFIFSMTKGDPIMRIGYKNGIIVGLIVAAVGCTLFYPAATNHSYGFFLLALFVLASGITILQIAANPYVAILGPPEGAASRLNLTQALNSLGTTVAPVIGGYLIFEGVQATNTAESVKLPYLGLAAALILIALFIKLARLPHVAGEGKIIPDAGALKYRHLVLGIICIFMYVGGEVAIGSTLISFFKLPQIAGLDEASAKHYLAFYWGGAMVGRFFGAAALTGSGNKNTKYLIIAAVAAVAFIAVFSIYGLDQALIILALIAVNFVVLLIGGFSASRTLGFFATAVIILLLITCFATGSIAMWSVIAIGLFNSIMFPTIFTLAIKGLGVHTSQGSSLLVMAIVGGAIIPPLQGYIADVTDNLQLSFLVPLVCYAYIVYYGFAGSKVKQVAPEAEVQV; this is translated from the coding sequence ATGGCAGGAATCTCGCCTTCTACCAAAACTGAGCCAGCTAACGTTGGGTACGATACGACCCAGAATTACAGAGGGCCGCTGATCATTGTAACGCTCCTGTTCTTTATGTGGGGATTTATCACCTGCATGAACGACATCCTGATACCTAAGATGCAGGAGGTGTTTACGCTGCAGCACTGGCAGGCCATGCTCATCCAAACGGCCTTTTTCGGGGCTTACTTTATTATTTCACTGCTCTATTTTATCTTTTCCATGACCAAAGGTGACCCGATCATGCGCATCGGGTACAAAAACGGTATTATCGTGGGCCTGATTGTGGCTGCAGTGGGCTGTACGCTCTTTTACCCGGCGGCCACAAACCACAGCTATGGTTTCTTTCTGCTGGCTTTGTTTGTGCTGGCCTCCGGCATTACAATCCTGCAGATAGCGGCCAACCCGTATGTAGCCATACTTGGTCCACCAGAAGGTGCCGCCAGCCGTCTGAACCTGACACAGGCCCTTAACTCGCTGGGCACCACCGTGGCTCCGGTTATTGGTGGCTACCTGATCTTTGAAGGGGTGCAGGCAACAAACACTGCTGAATCGGTAAAACTTCCTTACCTGGGGCTTGCCGCGGCGCTCATTCTGATCGCCCTGTTTATCAAGCTTGCCAGGTTACCGCATGTAGCCGGCGAAGGAAAGATCATTCCGGATGCGGGCGCGCTGAAGTACCGCCACCTGGTGCTCGGTATTATCTGTATCTTTATGTATGTGGGTGGCGAGGTAGCAATCGGCAGCACGCTGATCAGTTTCTTTAAACTACCACAAATTGCCGGCCTTGATGAAGCCAGTGCCAAGCACTACCTGGCTTTTTACTGGGGAGGCGCTATGGTAGGCCGGTTCTTCGGGGCAGCTGCATTAACCGGGTCCGGCAATAAAAACACCAAATACCTCATCATTGCAGCTGTTGCCGCTGTTGCTTTTATTGCGGTGTTCAGCATCTATGGCCTCGATCAGGCCCTGATCATCCTTGCCCTGATCGCGGTAAACTTTGTGGTGTTGCTGATAGGTGGTTTTTCGGCAAGCAGAACGCTGGGCTTTTTTGCCACAGCCGTTATCATCCTACTGCTCATTACCTGCTTTGCAACCGGAAGCATTGCCATGTGGTCCGTTATCGCCATCGGCCTGTTCAACTCGATCATGTTCCCGACTATTTTTACGCTGGCCATCAAAGGGTTGGGCGTTCATACCAGCCAGGGATCTTCGCTGCTGGTAATGGCCATTGTTGGCGGCGCAATTATACCACCCCTGCAGGGCTATATAGCAGATGTTACAGACAACCTGCAGCTCTCGTTCCTGGTGCCCCTGGTTTGTTACGCCTACATCGTATACTATGGTTTTGCCGGTTCTAAGGTAAAGCAGGTAGCCCCGGAGGCAGAGGTTCAAGTATAA